CTGACCATGGCCACTCGCAGCGGCAAGCTGTTCCTGTCATGCAATGACATCATGGAGGACAACCATGCGATGACGGTTAATAACCCCAAGTGTCTGGTCATGTCAAAGGTTTGGGTGCGCCTGTTTGGCATCCCGCTGAAGCACCGAATAGAAGCTAGGCTCAAGGCGGCCACTACGATGATTGAGGCCCCTGGCAGTGGATGTGGCTTCGTTGAGCAAGTCGGGGCCTGTTCACATGAGGTTTGCCTGCCGCAAGCCGGCCAAGCTCAGGGGCATGATGCAGATTTGGTTCAATGGTGAATCATATAATGTCAAACTCAAGCCTGAGCTTGATGGCGGGCTTGGTAGTGCTCCGCCAACCCTAGATAACAATGGGAAAGGGCCAGATGGAAACAACAAATACAAAGATGACAACATGGGGGCTGACTCGATTGACACCAAGACCTGGGATAGGTTGGGCTAGCTCCAAAGAGAAGGGCGGCAGCTCGAAGGACAGGGCAACAAGAAAGAGGTCAGATCGTCATAGAGCAGTGGACTATAAGTATAAGATTGCTGGCCTGAGAGAAGGCAGTCTCTCTCGGCTGCAAACAGGCTTTCGGCAGCAATTCCAGAAAAAAGGAATAGGTGTAGATTCTGGTCCGGTCCCTCCTGCGGCCGccaagggcaagggcaagaagatgGCGGGCGTCTTTTGATCAGTACGGCCCCAACCTGGGGTCGCCGCTACCTTGCGTGCTTGCGTTCTCTCTGGGAAATCTGGAGCTAGGTAAGGATGGAGTGGCTCCTGTGTAGGAGGTGAGGGGCTTGTCATCCTCGCTCGaggtgggcggggggggggggcttctgAAGGGCTCGATGAGACCACCCCTCTTACTCCTACTCCCACGGTGGGAAAGGCTTTTCCCCTCTCTGCTGTCGAGCATGCTAAAATTGGGTGCTCCAGCCATGCGACGAGGCAATCCAGAAAGGGAACTTGGTTCGCCGAGGCAAGAAGACGGTGACACGCAAGGTTCTCCCCAAGGCAGGGCGGCGCAAGCTATCACGAGCTCCGAGGAGGCCCAGGAGCATTCATGCCTAGTGGTCATGGTGCTTGTCTCACCACATCCTGCCATCGGGTCTTCCGAAGGTGTCTCAAGTGGCTTAGGAGAGGTGTTGATGGCTGATGCAGGGAGGTCCGAGAGGGTGCCCAGGGCTAAGAGATCACAGGCGGGCAGCCTCAATGCACTGAAGCATGCGAAGCAGCTTATAGCTGAGAAGAATCTGGAACTATCAGGTTACCAAATCCCTCGCTACTCCATTCCCAATGTTTTTTCAGATGATCATTTGCTTGGGGTTCTTGGAGATTGTGGCTCTATTCATGTGCGTGAGGGTTCTCCGGGTGGATTTATATCGCTCCTCCATGCTAAGGAATAGGCACAGGCTACCCTTACAGAAGTTGTGGCGGTCGCGGCGGCCATCGTTGCATTAGGTGATACAGAATTGGGGGATTCTGCACCCCTAGCATCGTACAACCGGCGCCCACAAACCAAAAGAGATGCGAGAGGGAAAAATCTCTGTAGAAACGCCATGATATGCTacaacactactaggaaaaagtctagtagtagcgcgggttaaaTAGCTATTAGTAGCGTGggtgcccgcgctactactacggtGCTACAACTAACTGGTAGTAGTAGCGCGGTGCATCCCGCGCTACTAGTACGCGTATTAGTAGTAGCGCAGATTCcacacgcgctactactaactatcTATAGCGCGTGTCTGTGACCCGCGCTACTAATATTAATttcaaaaaccaaaaaaaattctCGACCCCGTGCGTGCTGTCAATGGTTCGATCCAGCGACGAAAGGGGTCGCCGGAGGTGCGGACGGGTAGCAGCAGACCAGATCCGGCGACGACTGTTGGAGAGGAACCAGATCCAGTGCAGAGCAAGACGATGGTGTGAGGATCCTCTTCGCGGCCAAGGCAGAGAGCTCCTGGTTGGCTATGTCAACGACCTGCGCTGGCATGGGCATGGGAGGTGAGTAAAaccggagggagagggagaagggaaAAGAGAAACAAGGGATAAAGGAAGGAGATGGAGGGCGCATCGGGGATGGTCACCGGTGGTGAGGTCCTCCGTCGTGGTGGCATggaggtgctacctcttgagcatgtgttggtttcccttgaagaggaaagggtgatgcaacaaaatagcataagtatttcccttagtttttgagaaccaaggtatcaatctagtaggagactacacgcaagtcacctagtacctgcacaaacaaataagaaccttacaaccaacgcaataaaggggttgtcaattccttcacggccacttgcaaaactgagatctgataaagataataagataatattttttgtatttttgttgtatagattggaaaagtaaagattgcaaaataaatggcgatagaaatagctagttgacgggaaactaatatgatgtaaaatagaccgggagccatagatttcactagtggcttctctcatgatagcataaattacggtgggtgaacaaattactgtcgagcaattgatagaaaggcgcatagttatgagaatatctaggcatgatcaggtatataggcatcacctccttgtcaagtagaccaaaacgattgtgcatctactactattacttcacacatcgaccgctttccagcatgcatctagagtattaagttcataagaacagagtaacgccttaggcaagatgacaggatgtagagggataaactcaagcaatatgatataaaccccatctttttatcctcgatggcaacaatacaatacgtgccttgctgcccctactgtcactggaaacaggacaccgcaaaattgaacccaaagctaagcacttctcccattgcaagaaagatcaatctagtaggccaaaccaaactgataattcgaagagacttgcaaagatatcaaatcatgcatataagaattcacagaagaatcaaatattgttcatagataatcttgatcataaacccacaattcatcggatctcgacaaacacaccgcaaaaagtattacatcgaatagatctccaagaagatcgaggagaactttgtattgagatacaaagagagagaataagccatctagctaataactatggacccgaaggtctgtggtaaactattaacacatcatcggagaggctatggtgttgatgtggaagccctccgtgatcgattccccctccggcggagcgccggagaaggccccaagatgggatctcacgggtacaaaaggttccGGCGGTGAaaaaagtgtttcgtggctctcctggatgttttcagggtataatagtatatataggcgaaagaagtaggtcggtggagctccatggggcccatgagggtggggggcatgcctacccccctgggcgcgccctcctgcctcgtggcttccttgttgcttccctgacttccactccaagtctcctgggttgcgtttgttccaagaaagatcctcgcgaaggtttcgttctgTTTGGATTCCGTATGATATtacttttctgcgaaacactaaaataggcaaaaacagcaatttgcactgggccttcggttaataggttagtcccaaaaataatataaaagagcatattaaagcccattaagcatccaaaatagataatataatagcatggaacaatcaaaaattgtagatacgttggagacgtatcaggaggcGAGGAGATAGACGGGCGAGCTCCTGGACGCCAGCGGCGCGAGGAGGCGGACTCGttgggcgccatggaggaggagaTGTGCTTGGGCAGGAGCACCATGGGAGCGCCTAtggagagagggggagagtgagGGGGAGAGGAGGGATTCGGCCGAGGATATGGGGACTTCACCTTCCtcgtacttagtagtagcgaggggtataaacccgcgctactactatggcatgtcccGCGGGGCATGATAGAgaccacttagtagtagcgagggtttatacccctcgctactactatggcatgtcccGCGGGGCACGGTAGAGACCACTTAGtggtagcgaggggtataaacccgcactactactatcaacttagtagtagcgaggggtaaaaacatgcgctactagtaagtagaagtagcgaggggtataaacccgcgctactactatcaacttattagtagcgaggggtaaaaatatgcgctactagtaagtagcagtagcgaggggtataaacccgcgctactagtaagcgtCTACCTATAagctttttcctagtagtgcaagTAGGCCCATACACACCTAATTAGCATGGCACACATTGACAAATGGGCACAAAACCGCCCTAACCTCCAACCATCAGAGGCTATTCGTGGGAACTTAGAAACTGTAAGGGATGAGCTCACTTGGTTTCTTTTTATCATTTCTTGTATCCATATCTTTTGCTAAATTTTGTATTTTCATTATGAATGGAAAAGGAGAAAGCCCGATAAAATATCTTATTAGGAGCATGGTGCGTCTATCACATCGATGAATTGTTGTCTTTTTGGATGAGAGATTGTACCATACTAGAAAAGAGGCATCAGAACGTATTTTAGGACAGTCTGAAGTACCCTTTCGAATTTATCTTTGTCAATTTCGCAATCCTCTTTCATCCTCAGCGCTTAAAAAGTCAATGAAGTTGTTGATATTGACAAACGTTTAAGGGTTGCACCTTTATAGTTCTGCAAAATGGTAGATGTATTTTCCCGTGGAGAGTCATTTCATGTGGTTTGTTGGCCAAAATGGATTTGTCTCCTCCCAGCTTGATCAACTGTGGGCTTTCCAATTCAAGTTTGTCTTTAATTTTGTCGCTACTATTATGTTATGTACCAGATGAGGCGATGACACACCTACAAGGGAAAAAACAAACAATAAGAAAATATGCTTTAAGGATGGACACATTTAATCAACATGTTTTGTGACTAtatatttatttaaaaaaatagcATTCTATTGTAAAAAAACATGTGTGCCGCAACACCTGCCATGGTATGGTACACTTTAAAATATGCGCTGACAAACTTGAGAACAAAGAAAAAAGCGCTCCATTTCTTGAGAAAGGAATTTCAAAGAAAACTTGGATGTGAAAACTCTCATTTCCATTCATGAATGAGGGATGGCGCGTGGGCTGGTTATCAAGAGCGATAACTCGAGAGATGCACGTGAGGTATATGCGTTGGTCGGCGGGGAGGGGTGACCACGTGGGAGTGATGCACTTGGGCATTCCATGCATGCGAATTAAAAGCACATGTTTGCGCGCACGAGGTATTGACTATGCCATTTTTGGATGTTTGCTCATGGCTAAAAACATCCAAACCCCAAAAGAAATCCTACAAAATGCCTCTCTTAGTCCTCCTTGGTATATGTTCCTAATCTGGTAAAAAGGCCAACTCCAACCGTGGACGCATTTCATCCGGTTTTGTCTGTTTGGGGCCGCATGGGCAAAAGACATGACCCAACGCAGGATCCCATCCtcatttttttctctgttttgtgTCCGTTTGACCCCATTCTCGGAGCAAACTTGGGCCGGCTTTGCATCTGAAACAGACACACTGCGGACGCTCCATCAACACGCTCGTCCGCCAACGTCCGGTTTGCATGTGACCTTGGCCTGCCTGTCATTGAAACAGAGGGGGCCACCCCCACCCACCTACCATCATTCTCTCTCCTCCTTTTCCCACCATGCCGCAACCCCGGCCAGCCAGCCACTCCGGCGTGTAGCTCGACGGGCGAGCTGGCAAGGGCAGGCGGGGAGAACGCGGTCGGCACGGGCGCGACGTGCGGGTAGGGTCAGGTGAGCGCGCGCAGGCTGCGGCAAGGGGGCGTGGACACGGGCGAGGGTGAGGCTGTGAGCGCGAGCATTTGGTGCGGTCGCGAGCAGCAGGCGGCCGCCCGGCCGAGGGTGGGACGCGTAGGAGCGCGCGACTGCTGTAGGGCGagcgggcggcgagcgcgtcggcaGCGGGCGCCGTGAGTGCGCTGACGTCGCGCGCAGGTACTCGGCGGACCGCTGCTGCGGGCGGGCGAGGCGAGCTTGGGGCTGCGGCTGCAGGTGAGGGCAGTGGCGGCGTTCTTCTGAGCCGCAGCCAGAGAGCTGCGTTTTTGTTTGTTCTTTTCAAAAAGTTGATGCTATCAACTTGAAACTTAAGATGGGTATTCGCGTTGGGTACGCCGGCCTTGTCCGCCTGTCGAACAAAATCCATGTCCGTTTGGGGTCTACCATTGAAGTTGGCCTAAGCTACATGAAATGAAATACAGGGAGTATAGTCAGAGTAAGAACCTTCTTTTTACTATAGCAGAGATGGGCCTATGCGAGATAACATTGAATCGCTGAATTGCACATGTCGGTAAATATGTAACAGTTTTTTTTGTGGGAGGGTAAATATGTAATAGTTAAAGGACTGGAGTGTGAAACAGAAATCTCAAAAACTGTAAGTGGACAGATCTCGTGAGACGCGCCTCCAGAACTTTTCCTCACTCCTCTTGGTCCTCTCCAACTCGAAACCCTAACACCAAAAAATCCTCCAAAATCCATTCAGCCGCCGCAGCCCGCAGGCACACACGACGATGGCGGCGGAGCTTGTGTTGCAGCTGGGCGAGATTGAGGAGCTCGTGGAGGAGATCCTCATCCGCCTCCCTAAGGACGAGCAAGGTAATCTCCTCCGCTCCTTCCTCGTCTGTAAGCCATGGCGCGACCTCCTCACCGGCGACGGCTTCCGTCGCCGCTACGGTGATTTCCACCGATCACCTCCTATGCTTGGCTTCTTCCACATCTGGCCGGAACCCTGCGTCGAGTTCATCCCCACGACGGATTTCGACGTGCGCGATCTCGACCCCCAGCACCACTATTCCATGGAAGATTGTCGCCACGGCTGCGTACTCCTTCGGTACATCGATGAGGATGAGAATATCCCATTGCTGGTCGTCTGGGACCCCATGACGGGCAGCGAAACATTGCTTGGCAGCCTCGAGAAGTTGGGAACGGGAAGCTGGTCTGCCTTGGTGCTCTGTGCTGCGGACAACTGCCGCCACGGTGACTCTGACTGCCAATCGAGTCCATTCCGCGTCGTTTTCGTCTTCCTTCACCACGAAGAGGAGGTCACTACGGCATGCGTGTACTCATCGGAGACGGCTAGTTGGAGCTCTCTGGCCATCACTGACCTTGGTATGTTTGAGGAGGAAATCGATTGCTGCACGCCTAGTGTACTCGCAGGAGACACGCTCTATTTCCTGCTGTTTCGGGACCAGGCTATTGAAGGTTGCAGTATTCTCAAGTACAACTTGGGAACCTCTTGTCTGTCAGAGATTCATCTGTCGGAGGAGATGCAAGATGCCATCAACAGTCCTATCCTCATCGCATCGGACGACGGTCGGCTAGGGCTCGCAGACCTGTTGAATTTCAACCTCTCCATCTGGTGGAGAGAGGTGGATCCCGATGGAGTTGCGTCGTGGGCAGAACACAGAGAAATCGACCTCGAGACTCTTCTTCCCGATGGTGATTTCAAGATATCACCAGAGTTGGTTGGCTCCATCGAGGGTACTGACATCATTTTTGCGACCACAAGTCTCGGCACCTACGAAATTGATCTCAAGTCTTTGACATCACCTTTGAAGATGCTCTCCAGCAGGCTGAATCAAGATCCGTATGTCAAATGGACCATCTTACCCTATGTTAGCTTCTACTATCCTCCAGGTACGTACCTTAACTTCCTTTTATATATATAGTTGTGATTTGGGAATAGATATTAATATATCATAAATATATTTCAGTTAGTGGCACAAATGAAAATAGTG
The Aegilops tauschii subsp. strangulata cultivar AL8/78 chromosome 3, Aet v6.0, whole genome shotgun sequence genome window above contains:
- the LOC109739123 gene encoding uncharacterized protein, producing the protein MAAELVLQLGEIEELVEEILIRLPKDEQGNLLRSFLVCKPWRDLLTGDGFRRRYGDFHRSPPMLGFFHIWPEPCVEFIPTTDFDVRDLDPQHHYSMEDCRHGCVLLRYIDEDENIPLLVVWDPMTGSETLLGSLEKLGTGSWSALVLCAADNCRHGDSDCQSSPFRVVFVFLHHEEEVTTACVYSSETASWSSLAITDLGMFEEEIDCCTPSVLAGDTLYFLLFRDQAIEGCSILKYNLGTSCLSEIHLSEEMQDAINSPILIASDDGRLGLADLLNFNLSIWWREVDPDGVASWAEHREIDLETLLPDGDFKISPELVGSIEGTDIIFATTSLGTYEIDLKSLTSPLKMLSSRLNQDPYVKWTILPYVSFYYPPAVAGIVDEESSEDGHGNEEA